DNA from Serinibacter salmoneus:
CCGCTCTTCCCGCTGCACGTCAACGTCGGCAGCATGGTGGAGTCCGCCCTGCGGGCCAACCATGACCTCGACTGGATCATCACCAGCGAGGAGGAGGCGATCGAGGGCACCACGTCGGGGGAGTACTACGCCGCCATGGTCCTACCGAAGGACTTCAGCGAGCGGATGCTGACGTTCTACGCCCCGGGCGCCGAACCGACCCACATCGACTACTACATGAACGACAAGTCCAACCCGCTGGCCCCGCTGATCACCTCCGAGGGCGCCGACGACCTCTCGGCGCAGATCAACGCCCAGTTCATGGACGAACTCAGTAACGTCGCGCTCAGCCTCATCTCGGGGCTCTCGACGTCGCTGGCCGAGGGCAATGCCGGGGCTGCGCTGAGCGAGGTCGAATCCAACATCAGCGCGGTGGCCGTCCAACTGCGCACCGCCTCGCAGACCGCCTCGATGTTCACCGCGGTCATCGAGGCGAGCATCCCGCTGGTCGACGGTGCCTCGGGTCTGCTGGCCTCCGCGGGGTCGGAGTTCTCCGACGCGACCGGCAAGGTCCAGGAGGGCTTGTCCGCCGCAGCAACCGCCGAGGGTTCCATCACCGACGCCGGTCAGGCGCTGGGCGCTGCCCTGGCTGCCAGCCGGACGCGGGTCGCTGCCTTCAATGAGGACATCAACGCGATCCTCGACGCCCTGGAGAACGACGTCGACGGCAGTGTCGATCGTCTTCGGGACGTCTCGGACGACCTGGGCCAGTTGATCGCGGAGCAGGAGACGCTGCGCGACACACTGGCCAACCAGGTCAGCCCCACGCTCCCCACGGATCCCGACCCGGCGCCGGATCCCGACCCCACGCCCGAGCCCGACCCCACGCCCGAGGACGGGGATCCGACGTCCGAGGACGGGGATCCGACGCCGCAGGACCCCGATCCGACACCCGATGTGACTCAACCGACCCCCGACACCTCGCAGCGGACGCTGGACGCGGTCATTGCCGGACTCGACCGGGCCATCGCCGCAGAGACCGAACTCAAGGACCTCCTGGACGCGGCCGCCGCCGGCTTGGCAACGGGCAACGAGGACGTCCAGCAGTTCCGAGACGACCTCCAGGACCAGCTCGCGGACGCGGTGGCCTCCTTCGAGAGCGCAGGTGCGGTCTACGAGAACGACCTGCGGCCCACGCTGGACCAGCTCGCCGCCACCCTGGGTGCCGCGCAGTCCGCACTGGGGGCGATCTCCGATCAGGTGACGTCGGCCACGAGCGCCTCCGACGGGATCGTTCCTGTGCTCGAGACCGCGGCAGCCGACAACCAGGCGGCCGCCGCCGTTCTCAGCGATGCCGCCGACCAGATGGACGAGGTGGCTCAGGCCGTGTCTCGGGCCAACGACACCGGCGACCTCAGCGAGGTCGGTCAGATCATCGGGTCGGACCCCTCTGTCCTGGCCGCGGCGATCTCCCAGCCGATCGGTCTGGACCGCATCCCGGTCTACCCCGTGGTCAGTTTCGGTGCGGGTATGGCGCCGCTGTACACGACCCTGTCGCTGTGGGTCGGGGCGCTCCTGATGGGAGTCACCCTCCGGGTTGCCTCCCCCTCACGAGCGAGCGAGGAGGGGGAGGAGTTGAGCCTGAACCAGCGCTTCTTCGGCCGCTACCTCATCTTCGCGATGTTCGGCCTGGCGCAGAGCACCCTGGTGGGCCTGGGGAACATCGTGCTGGTTGGTCTCCACCCGGTGCACCCGCTGTTGCTCATGTTGACGCTGTGGACGAGCTCGCTCGTCTTCACCTTCATCATCTACACCCTCATCGTCTCCTTCGGCGACGCGGGCAAGGCCCTCGCGGTCTTCCTCCTGGTGATCCAGGTGGCCGGTGCGGGCGGGGCCTATCCGCTCGTCCTGCTGCCGGAGTGGTTCCAGCACGTCAGCCCGTTCCTGCCGGCCACGCACGCGATCGACGCCTTCCGGGCCGCGCTGGCGGGGATCTACCACGCCGACTACTGGGTGTCGCTGGGATGGCTGGTGGCCTTCGTGGTGCCGATGCTGCTGTTGGGGTTGGTGCTGCGCAAGCCTCTCATCGGTTTCAACGAGTGGGTCGAGCGGTCGTTGGCCTCGACCAAGCTCATGTAGCGCGCAGCGTGGCCCATCGGGTCCGGCGGGCCAGTGCGCCCGCCGGGCCCGTGTGCGTCTCGGGCACGTGCACTCGCCGGGTCACGTGAAGATCGCGGAACGATCCTCCGGGTATCACTCGCCGTTCATCGGGCATTCACCTGGCCCCCTGACGATGGCTTATGCCTGATGACACACGGCGAGTTCTCGCCACGACGATGGGATCACACGCGTGACCAAGACACTCTTCCGCATGGGTTCGGTTGCTGGTGCGACCGCGCTCGCGCTCACCCTCGCCGCCTGCGGCGGCCAGTCCAGCTCCAGCGACGAGTCGGGCACGACCGACGGCGCGACCGAGGAGGCGGCCGGTGAGGGCAGCGGCCTGAGCGGTGACGTCGTCATCGACGGTTCCTCCACGGTCGAGCCGCTGAGCTCGGCCGCCGCCACGCTGTTCCGCGACGTCGAGCCCGGCGTCAACGTCACGGTCGCCACCTCCGGCACCGGCGGCGGCTTCCAGCGCTTCTGCGACGGCGAGACCGACATCTCCGACGCCTCCCGGCCGATCGCCGAGGACGAGGTCACCACCTGCGCCGACAACGGCGTGGAGTACACCGAGATCGTCATCGCCAACGACGGTCTCTCCGTGGTGGTCAACCCCGAGAACGACTGGGTGGAGTGCATCACCACCGAGCAGCTCGCCACCATCTGGGGTCCGGAGTCCGAGGGCACCGTGATGAGCTGGAGCGACGTCGACTCCTCCTACCCGGACGAGGCACTCGAACTGTACGGCGCGGGCACCGACTCCGGCACGTTCGACTACTTCACCGAGGCGATCAACGGTGAGGAGGGCGCCATCCGCATCGACTACTCGCCCTCCGAGGACGACAACCTCACCGTCCAGGGCGTCTCCGGCTCCGCCGGCGCCATGGGCTTCTTCGGCCTGAGCTACGCCGAGGAGAACGCCGACTCCGTGAAGCTGCTCGCCGTGGACAACGGCGAGGGCTGCGTGGTGCCGAGCAAGGAGACCGTCCAGGACGGCTCCTACGAGCCGCTCGGGCGTCCGCTGTTCATCTACGTGAACAACACCAAGTACGCCGAGAACGAGGCCCTGCAGACGTTCGTGGACTTCTACCTGGAGAACGAGCAGCAGATCGCCGAGGAGGCGCTGTTCATCGACCTCACCGACGAGCAGGCCGAGACCGCGCGTACCGAGCTCGACTCGCTGATCGGCTGAGGACCTCCTCGATGTCCACAGTGACTACCCCGCGTGGCCCGGTTCCCCCGGGCCACGCGGGGCCCCACGCTGCGGCGGCCGCCATCACGCACCACCGGCGCCGCCCCGTCGAGGCCGTCGTGAAGCTGCTGCTGCGCATCTCCGCGTGGCTCTCGGTGGCCATCACGATCGGTATCGTCTTCTCGCTCCTGGTGCCGGCGCTGTCCTTCTTCAGCGAGGTCCCGGTCTGGGAGTTCCTCACGGGGACCCGCTGGGCGCCGCAGTTCGCGGACGCCTCCTTCGGGGTGCTCCCGCTGGTGACGGCCACGGCCTGGACCACCTTCATCGCGCTGCTGGTCGCGGTGCCGTTCGGCTTGGGTGCGGCGATCTTCCTCGCGGAGTACGCCACGCCGGGCGTGCGCAAGGTGCTCAAGCCGGTGCTCGAGCTCCTCGCCGGGATCCCCACGGTGGTCTTCGGCTTCTTCGCCCTCACCTGGGTCACCCCGGTGATCCTCAAGGGCTGGTTCGGGCTGGACATCGGCACCTTCTCCATCCTGTCCGCGGGACTGGTGATGGGCGTGATGATCATCCCGACGATCGCCTCCCTGTCCGAGGACGCCATGTCCGCGGTGCCCATGGCCCTGCGGCAGGGGTCCGCGGCGCTGGGTGCCAACCGCATGCAGACCACCATCCGCGTCGTCTTCCCCGCCGCGCTCTCGGGGATCGTGGCCGCGATCGTGCTGGGCATCTCCCGGGCGATCGGGGAGACCATGATCGTGGCGATCGCCGCGGGCGCCCAGGCGCAGATGGTGACCGACCCGACGATGGCCGGCTCCACCATGACCGGCTTCATCGCGCGGATGGCGTTGGGTGACTCCCGCGTGGGTTCGCTGGAGTACAACACGCTCTTCGCGGTCGGCCTCCTGCTGTTCATCATCACGCTGGCCGTCAACGCCGTCAGCATCCGGCTCGTTCGCAAGTTCCGTCAGGAGTACTGAGATGGCCATCGACACCACCGTCTCCCGTCCGGCGCCGGAGCGCCTGAAGACGGGCTCCTCGCGCGAGCGATCGACCGCCTCGATCGTCTTCCTGTTCCTGCTGTGGCTCAGCCTGTTCGTCGCGTTCGCCACCCTCGTGGTGCTCATCGCGACCACGGTCGTGGAGGGCTGGAGCCGGCTCGACTCGCGTCTCTTCACCGAGTACCCGTCCTCGCGGCCGGAGGAGGCCGGGGCCCGCCCCGCAATCCTCGGGTCGCTGTGGGTCATCGGGACCACCGCCGTGATGGCGATCCCGCTCGGGGTGGCTGCGGCGGTTCACCTGGAGGAGTTCGCGGACCGCCAGCACTGGTTCAACCGCTTCGTGGAACTGAACATCCAGAACCTGTCCGCGATCCCGTCGATCATCT
Protein-coding regions in this window:
- a CDS encoding YhgE/Pip domain-containing protein: MRGVWQLFRSDLRRASSNVMAMIVLAGLVVIPSAFTWFNVIGSWEPFDNTKNLKVAVASVDEGYTSPLFPLHVNVGSMVESALRANHDLDWIITSEEEAIEGTTSGEYYAAMVLPKDFSERMLTFYAPGAEPTHIDYYMNDKSNPLAPLITSEGADDLSAQINAQFMDELSNVALSLISGLSTSLAEGNAGAALSEVESNISAVAVQLRTASQTASMFTAVIEASIPLVDGASGLLASAGSEFSDATGKVQEGLSAAATAEGSITDAGQALGAALAASRTRVAAFNEDINAILDALENDVDGSVDRLRDVSDDLGQLIAEQETLRDTLANQVSPTLPTDPDPAPDPDPTPEPDPTPEDGDPTSEDGDPTPQDPDPTPDVTQPTPDTSQRTLDAVIAGLDRAIAAETELKDLLDAAAAGLATGNEDVQQFRDDLQDQLADAVASFESAGAVYENDLRPTLDQLAATLGAAQSALGAISDQVTSATSASDGIVPVLETAAADNQAAAAVLSDAADQMDEVAQAVSRANDTGDLSEVGQIIGSDPSVLAAAISQPIGLDRIPVYPVVSFGAGMAPLYTTLSLWVGALLMGVTLRVASPSRASEEGEELSLNQRFFGRYLIFAMFGLAQSTLVGLGNIVLVGLHPVHPLLLMLTLWTSSLVFTFIIYTLIVSFGDAGKALAVFLLVIQVAGAGGAYPLVLLPEWFQHVSPFLPATHAIDAFRAALAGIYHADYWVSLGWLVAFVVPMLLLGLVLRKPLIGFNEWVERSLASTKLM
- a CDS encoding PstS family phosphate ABC transporter substrate-binding protein; translation: MTKTLFRMGSVAGATALALTLAACGGQSSSSDESGTTDGATEEAAGEGSGLSGDVVIDGSSTVEPLSSAAATLFRDVEPGVNVTVATSGTGGGFQRFCDGETDISDASRPIAEDEVTTCADNGVEYTEIVIANDGLSVVVNPENDWVECITTEQLATIWGPESEGTVMSWSDVDSSYPDEALELYGAGTDSGTFDYFTEAINGEEGAIRIDYSPSEDDNLTVQGVSGSAGAMGFFGLSYAEENADSVKLLAVDNGEGCVVPSKETVQDGSYEPLGRPLFIYVNNTKYAENEALQTFVDFYLENEQQIAEEALFIDLTDEQAETARTELDSLIG
- the pstC gene encoding phosphate ABC transporter permease subunit PstC, whose translation is MSTVTTPRGPVPPGHAGPHAAAAAITHHRRRPVEAVVKLLLRISAWLSVAITIGIVFSLLVPALSFFSEVPVWEFLTGTRWAPQFADASFGVLPLVTATAWTTFIALLVAVPFGLGAAIFLAEYATPGVRKVLKPVLELLAGIPTVVFGFFALTWVTPVILKGWFGLDIGTFSILSAGLVMGVMIIPTIASLSEDAMSAVPMALRQGSAALGANRMQTTIRVVFPAALSGIVAAIVLGISRAIGETMIVAIAAGAQAQMVTDPTMAGSTMTGFIARMALGDSRVGSLEYNTLFAVGLLLFIITLAVNAVSIRLVRKFRQEY